From the genome of Fusibacter sp. A1:
ATGTCTATTTCGCGATTACAAACTTTACCCCCACACCTAGAATGATGGAGTATCAAAAGCATAGGGTGACACTTGAGGATGTAAGGAAGCTGAAAGAATATCTGCACGCATGGGGTTGCGATGAAAAGGCTTTGATGGAGCGTTTTGAGGCAAATAACCAGCATAAGTTTGCACAGCGCCTACAAAAGTTGAATGTTTGGAAGGATCTTGATATGGGTGGAGAACGTCTTTACTTATCCATCGATTCGGCGCTTGACTTATCAATAGGAAACGCAGGGGTTCGAACGAAGCTACTTGGCAACCTACGTACGCTGTTGGATGAGGATATCTTAAGGCTGCTTTCAGATGTGGGGGCAAACGACATAAACTGGGCGTCGTATTTTGAGAAGGAATCGCTACCTGATTTTAAGGATTTTGTCACGACGGTTAGTTCAAAAAATGAACACAATAAGATCTATCCGGATATGGACTCTTTTTTGAGTTATCATTTAATGAGCAGTGGCATTAAACATAAGGAGTATGGGAGGGAATTATGCAGTTCTTCATCTTTTTTATAGCGGCTCTTTTTTGCAGCATGTTAGTCATGAAACCGGTGATCGCATTTGCCAAGAAGATTGACTTTCAAGAAAAACCAAGGCCGGATATTCCAAGAAAACTGCATAAGGAACCAAAGCCATATCTCGCATCGGTACCGATGTTCATTATTTACTGGGCGCTGCTTTTCGTATCGGCTGAGTCCTTTAGCTTAAAAACTGCGGTCGTCTTTGGGGCTTCGCTTATCATCTTGCTAATCGGACTTTGG
Proteins encoded in this window:
- a CDS encoding radical SAM protein, encoding MECNIDILIAGCSTNCRHCYVEGGPERAMSTVDVEYILKRLQRLLPKLEDIGLEVEVTLDNEPINHPDALKVYEWANRYLGDYYFHHGSTTGIPIVNHADGKALLDRLLEYGYKEVSLTVHGGLINHNRVVQNVNGMQTLIKAAKLYAENGFRVGLSLMLGKYLIEDRDEVTELIKSIPHDYVYFAITNFTPTPRMMEYQKHRVTLEDVRKLKEYLHAWGCDEKALMERFEANNQHKFAQRLQKLNVWKDLDMGGERLYLSIDSALDLSIGNAGVRTKLLGNLRTLLDEDILRLLSDVGANDINWASYFEKESLPDFKDFVTTVSSKNEHNKIYPDMDSFLSYHLMSSGIKHKEYGRELCSSSSFL